Genomic segment of uncultured Desulfobacter sp.:
GTGCCAGGGGCTTTTGGTGTATTCTGTAACCACGGAAGACATGGAAGGCTCTGAAAATTAGTGTCCAAAGCGCTTAATTTATACCTTGGGGTGACCGCTGGAAAGACAGTACTTCGATCCAACATCCCGCTTCATCATCAATCAATTTTATTTCCGTGTTTTTCAGTGCTTTCAGTGGTTCATTGAAAAAGTATTGACACCAATCAAAATTTCAGTATTCTTTAATCTAAATAAGGAATACTGAATTTGGTGAATAAATGAAAATCAAGTTGGGCCCGTTGCTGCGGGCCATTCGAAATTCACGGCACCTGACCATCAAAGAGGTGGCGGCAAAAGCCGGAGTCAGTTCAAGCCTGTTGTCCCAGATTGAACGCAACCGTATATCTCCGTCTCTGGATACCTTGCTGGAATTGCTGGAAGTTTACGGGGTCTCTCCGGAGAAGTTTTTTAAGGATTATGAGACCATGAACCGGGTGGAGATTATCAAAAAGGACCAGCGCCAGGTCTACCAGCGCAAGGGCTTTAAATATGAAACCCTGTGCGGACTCAGTCAATCCAAAGGCAACCATTCGTTTACCGCCTTTTTTCTTGAGATTGCACCGGGGCAGCAGCGGGGGGATGAAAATGACGGCCACCTTGGCCGTGAACTGGGGATTGTGGTCAACGGTTCCGGCCAGTTGATTTACGGCGGGGATGTCTACGATATCAGTGACGGAGATACCTTGTCTTTTTCGTCCCAGATACCCCATGTGATTAAAAATTCGGGTGACGAGCTGTTCCAGGCGTACTGGATTGTTACGCCTGCGGACGGTGAAGATTATTTTGGTGAAGCAAACAATAAATAATGGAGAGTGCCATGGGAAAAACAATTGCTGAAAAAATTTTTGAGACCCATCTGGTGGACAAACCCTTCGGGGATGTCAACGTCCTGCGCCTGGATCGGGT
This window contains:
- a CDS encoding helix-turn-helix domain-containing protein — encoded protein: MKIKLGPLLRAIRNSRHLTIKEVAAKAGVSSSLLSQIERNRISPSLDTLLELLEVYGVSPEKFFKDYETMNRVEIIKKDQRQVYQRKGFKYETLCGLSQSKGNHSFTAFFLEIAPGQQRGDENDGHLGRELGIVVNGSGQLIYGGDVYDISDGDTLSFSSQIPHVIKNSGDELFQAYWIVTPADGEDYFGEANNK